The following nucleotide sequence is from Drosophila yakuba strain Tai18E2 unplaced genomic scaffold, Prin_Dyak_Tai18E2_2.1 Segkk2_quiver_pilon_scaf, whole genome shotgun sequence.
ATATAAGCATAGTAGTATAAGTCCCATTGCAATATTAGAATGTAAGAACCTAATTATAAGAGTCGCGAATGTAAACAGTACACACATACTTGCTGAATAAATGAAGAGTCAGTCGTCGCTGAACTGTCACAGAGCCGCACACTAAAGCTCAGAAGTGGTCGGACCTAGCCAAGTGAtcatttcaaaagaaaaagaaaaatcggTATTAATGAATTGTAATCCTGGCAATTACACATTAAAAGAACTAAAAGCTCTGTGCGtgcaaaacaaacttaaaagtAGTGGCACAAAAATCGAATTGATTAAAAgacttgaaaatattaaatttgagtGGTGCGCgcatgaaaaaaataaaacagcaatGAAAAAAATCAACGCCACAGAACAAACCGGTGAAATGAAAACAACGGCAACGGCGAAGAACAAAGTAGCGAAAAAGAGATAGCAAGAAGTAGCGACAACGACGGCGACACGATGACGGCGACGtttgcacatacatacaaaggAATGCAAGAAACAGAAGGTTCGAGAAAAGTAACGGGATCTTGTGAAATGAATGTTAACAACGAAAATGAGATCAAGCAATGTTCTCAGAGGCAGATGGTGAGCGCCAGCAACAATGAGTCCAACAAATGTTTAGCGATCCCGATGGTTATCAACAATGATcctgaaatgcaaatggctgGCAACAAGGAGCCGCAACAATGTATTGGAAACCAAATGATGCGCCACAATGTAACTATGCAAAGCAGCGATATTCAAAGACCGGAAAATGagttgaaaatattgaagctGCAAAATGAGATCGAccagttaaaaaataaacaacaacgaaGTAACGACACAGACTCAAGCATTTCTTTCGAAATTTTAAAGGAGATCGTTAAGGTATACGATGGCGGAAACAATTTCAATGTTTGGCTATCTCAACTTTTGAATGTCCAGAAAAATTTCAAGGTCGGCGACGAGATGATGCGTGCGCTGATTCACTACAAAGTTAAGGGCGATGCTGAAATATGGCTGTATTCAAGCACGAGCGCTACTATGGACACAGCGGATAAAATGTTAAGCCACCTGGAGAAAATGTTCGTAATGTCCAAAAAGTCAAAGTTGAGTATGCGACAGAACCTACAGAACTGCGTCTGGATCAGAGGTGAGGAGTGCTCCAAGTACTACAACGAGAAGTGGCAGCTGGCGGATAACTTAGCACTGGCAGAGGATGAATTTTTGGAATATGTCATTGACGGCATACACGATGTCAATCTACGCAATCTGGCTAAGTCGCGTTTGTTCAAGACCGAATTGGAGCTTTTGAAGGCATTCCGAAATGTTGAGTTGGGCTACGTTCCTAAGCCCAAGTTACCAGAAGACCGTAGAGCAGGAAATTATCAGAAGCCACGAGGTAATGCAGAGTGCTACAATTGCCACAGTCGGGGCCACCTGGCCAAAGAGTGCCGCAAGCCTAAGAGATAAGATGGGGCTTGTAACGCATGTGGCTTGCAAGGACATGTGGCTAAGGAGTGCAACCAATACAAGAAGTCGAAGGGCGGGGACAACGATTATGTAAGTTATATTGAATTAACATTTTGTACAAAGAATAATATACTGAACCCCATTTTCATAGAATGTCTCATAGATTCTGGCAGCCCGATAAGTATTATTAAAAAACGTTTTATACcaagtcaaataaaaatggaaaagacTACCTCTTTAAGTTACGTTGGattaaatttaagtaaattacaaATACATGGAAGCGTAAAATGTTCAGTTAAATTCTCAAATAAAGATACTCCTATGGGACTATATGTCGTGGATAATGAATCTATGGAATATGCTATGTTATTGGGAAGGGAATTTTTAGCAAGAGTAAAGGCCaaaattgtaattgaaaaaatatgtgaaatgaaaaaaagatTCGATAGTtgaagaaaatcaaaataaaaataaagaatttaaaaGCGTTTGTCTCATACGCAGACGAAcaaaataatttggaaaaacaACTATTATTAATTGATTACAATGATAATGAAAAGGTATATGAGATAGGTtcacaattaaattttaaacgaatgcgaatttataaatgttattgaagaattttatattataataaaaaagacCGAGTGAACCGAatataaaatgtgaaatgaaGCTAAGGAAAGAAGAAGACAAGCCGTTTAGTTTTTCGCCAAGGCGCCTGGCATATGTGGAGAAAGAAAAATTTCAAGGAATCCTTGATGATTATTTAAAAGATGGTATTATACGACAAAGTGAGTCTGAGTATTGTTCGCCAATTATACtagtaaaaa
It contains:
- the LOC26534610 gene encoding uncharacterized protein LOC26534610; its protein translation is MTATFAHTYKGMQETEGSRKVTGSCEMNVNNENEIKQCSQRQMVSASNNESNKCLAIPMVINNDPEMQMAGNKEPQQCIGNQMMRHNVTMQSSDIQRPENELKILKLQNEIDQLKNKQQRSNDTDSSISFEILKEIVKVYDGGNNFNVWLSQLLNVQKNFKVGDEMMRALIHYKVKGDAEIWLYSSTSATMDTADKMLSHLEKMFVMSKKSKLSMRQNLQNCVWIRGEECSKYYNEKWQLADNLALAEDEFLEYVIDGIHDVNLRNLAKSRLFKTELELLKAFRNVELGYVPKPKLPEDRRAGNYQKPRGNAECYNCHSRGHLAKECRKPKR